A single region of the Dehalococcoidia bacterium genome encodes:
- a CDS encoding VTT domain-containing protein, with protein sequence MEGDILPGEIVEEKPPDTVEVSQRKRRYSIAILIIAVAIVVAVIVLVDKPDGSTDYWEYIRNTGYVGVLLMALIGSTSPIWPLPGSWAAFIAGGLGLNPIILGLVAGIGETIGELTAYMAGYGGQGAIAKWKRYKQIEGWTARHGAITIFLLSAVPNFFIKLVVMAAGALRYPWWKFFFLCWGGKTIKDFCFALAGAGLFGVIMSLLD encoded by the coding sequence ATGGAAGGTGATATTCTGCCGGGTGAGATCGTTGAGGAAAAACCTCCTGACACAGTGGAGGTAAGCCAGCGAAAAAGACGATATTCCATAGCGATACTTATCATCGCGGTCGCCATCGTTGTGGCTGTTATTGTCCTGGTTGACAAGCCGGACGGCTCCACCGATTATTGGGAATACATCAGAAACACGGGCTATGTTGGTGTGCTGCTTATGGCCCTCATCGGGAGCACCTCCCCGATCTGGCCGCTGCCGGGTTCCTGGGCAGCATTCATCGCTGGCGGGCTGGGCTTAAATCCTATTATTCTGGGACTGGTTGCTGGTATCGGCGAAACAATAGGCGAGCTGACTGCCTACATGGCAGGATATGGCGGACAGGGAGCCATTGCTAAGTGGAAAAGATACAAGCAAATCGAGGGATGGACGGCCCGGCATGGCGCAATAACCATCTTCCTTCTTTCAGCCGTGCCAAATTTCTTCATCAAGCTGGTAGTTATGGCCGCGGGCGCCCTTCGTTATCCCTGGTGGAAATTCTTTTTCCTTTGCTGGGGAGGAAAGACAATCAAGGACTTCTGCTTTGCTCTGGCCGGCGCAGGCCTGTTCGGTGTGATCATGAGTCTCCTTGACTAG
- a CDS encoding MgtC/SapB family protein: MDVTTLSFWQMIGVSILCGGGIGLERQMRGKPAGVRTSILICLGTALFINLGSSEVGGNTDRTRVLGQVVTGIGFLGAGVIIAREGVIAGVTSSAVIWVLAAIGAVVGFEQYAEAMVIAVLTVAILVGIGALEGKYHVLQRGVHSPKPNDYHHHHGHHNQGH; this comes from the coding sequence ATGGATGTTACCACACTCAGTTTCTGGCAGATGATTGGCGTATCAATATTATGCGGTGGGGGCATTGGCCTTGAGCGCCAAATGAGGGGCAAGCCAGCCGGTGTGCGCACCAGTATTCTCATTTGCCTAGGTACGGCTTTGTTTATTAATCTGGGATCTTCTGAGGTAGGGGGCAATACGGATAGAACCCGTGTGCTCGGGCAAGTGGTAACAGGGATCGGTTTTCTTGGGGCCGGCGTTATCATTGCTCGCGAAGGCGTGATTGCTGGGGTAACCTCATCGGCTGTGATATGGGTATTGGCTGCCATAGGCGCAGTGGTTGGCTTTGAGCAATATGCAGAGGCAATGGTTATCGCTGTCCTGACGGTGGCTATTCTGGTCGGGATCGGGGCATTGGAAGGCAAATACCATGTATTACAAAGAGGCGTTCACTCCCCAAAGCCGAATGACTATCATCATCACCATGGCCACCACAATCAGGGTCACTAG
- the rmuC gene encoding DNA recombination protein RmuC has protein sequence MDIILLVALIISSSALAILILRGKQGTDGNERLERTIREEFRAAREESAKTARALREEISAGQMISMETLVKTISEMGKSQSENLELVARRIRELTESNESSIERMRGIIEARLNNLQESNEKKLDQMRQTVDEKLQSTLERRLGESFKLVSERLEAVQRGLGEMQSLATGVGDLKRVLTNVKARGTWAEVQLGALLEQILAPDQYAKNVQTREGSREIVEYAIRLPGTDEGPDSHVWLPIDSKFPQEDYLRLLDATDAADIEAIQRATACLLRTVQTSAKDISGKYLDPPRTTDFAIMFLPTEGLYAEVLRQPGQVEEMQQKYRVVIAGPTTLAAILSSLRMGFQTVALEKRSHEVWTVLAAVNTEFRKFGEALGKVKRQLDTASKTIDQTEVRTRAMVRKLREVQQLSEVESAQLLELDGLAKQDSADDEMGP, from the coding sequence ATGGACATCATTCTCTTGGTCGCTCTTATCATCTCATCATCGGCATTGGCTATCCTGATTCTCAGAGGCAAGCAAGGGACTGATGGAAACGAGCGCCTTGAGCGGACGATCCGTGAAGAATTTCGAGCTGCCAGAGAGGAGTCCGCTAAGACAGCAAGAGCCCTGCGTGAGGAAATATCGGCCGGGCAAATGATTTCCATGGAAACTCTGGTCAAAACGATCAGCGAGATGGGGAAATCACAGAGCGAGAATCTCGAACTGGTGGCAAGGCGAATAAGAGAGCTCACCGAGTCCAACGAGTCCAGTATCGAAAGAATGCGCGGCATCATCGAAGCCCGGTTAAACAATCTCCAGGAAAGCAATGAGAAGAAACTCGATCAGATGCGCCAAACAGTTGATGAAAAGCTGCAGAGCACCCTCGAGAGGCGTCTAGGCGAATCGTTCAAACTCGTCAGCGAGCGCCTGGAGGCAGTTCAGCGCGGCCTCGGTGAGATGCAGAGCTTGGCAACCGGCGTGGGAGATTTGAAGCGCGTGCTTACCAACGTGAAGGCACGCGGCACATGGGCTGAGGTACAACTGGGAGCTTTGCTCGAACAGATCCTCGCTCCGGATCAATATGCCAAAAACGTGCAGACTCGGGAAGGATCGCGCGAAATCGTTGAGTATGCCATCCGTCTTCCCGGAACAGATGAGGGACCGGATTCACATGTGTGGCTGCCGATCGATTCGAAGTTTCCCCAAGAGGATTACTTGCGGCTTCTTGATGCGACGGATGCCGCTGATATCGAAGCGATACAAAGAGCAACTGCATGTCTCCTGCGCACCGTCCAGACCTCAGCCAAAGACATTTCCGGAAAATACCTCGATCCTCCGCGAACCACCGATTTTGCCATCATGTTCCTGCCAACGGAAGGTCTTTATGCAGAGGTGCTCCGGCAGCCGGGACAGGTGGAGGAAATGCAGCAGAAATACCGTGTTGTCATTGCCGGTCCCACCACACTGGCAGCGATCCTCAGCAGCCTGCGCATGGGATTTCAGACTGTGGCGCTCGAAAAGCGATCCCATGAGGTCTGGACCGTCCTAGCTGCAGTCAATACCGAATTCCGAAAATTCGGGGAGGCCCTGGGAAAGGTCAAGAGGCAGCTCGACACGGCCTCTAAGACGATTGACCAGACAGAGGTCCGGACCAGGGCCATGGTTCGAAAACTGCGCGAGGTACAGCAGCTTTCAGAGGTGGAATCGGCGCAACTTCTCGAGCTCGACGGGTTGGCAAAACAGGATTCAGCCGATGATGAAATGGGACCGTGA
- a CDS encoding zinc-ribbon domain containing protein: MSFTDRQMQCADCGSTFTFTASEQEFFANKGFTNDPKRCPDCRTTRKQARGGSAGGGGSFGSFGSRRQMYPAVCAACGTNTEVPFEPRLDRPVYCSQCYSSQGGGSKSRR, encoded by the coding sequence ATGAGTTTCACCGATAGGCAAATGCAGTGTGCGGATTGTGGGAGTACGTTCACCTTCACAGCAAGTGAACAGGAGTTCTTCGCCAACAAGGGTTTCACCAATGATCCCAAGCGTTGTCCCGATTGTCGCACAACAAGAAAGCAAGCGCGCGGTGGGAGTGCTGGTGGAGGCGGAAGCTTTGGGAGTTTTGGCTCCCGCAGACAGATGTATCCGGCAGTATGCGCCGCATGTGGCACCAACACCGAAGTGCCGTTCGAGCCTCGCCTGGACAGACCTGTCTATTGTAGCCAGTGCTACAGCAGCCAGGGTGGCGGATCCAAGAGCAGGCGATAA